TGGCCCCTGAGGGCTTCCAGCTTCTGGTAGAGATTCTCCCTCTGCTGCTGGATGTCCGTGTTTTCGATCCTGACCTGCTCCTGGAGTTTGAGCAGCTGCTTGCGCTGCTCGCTGATGTGCTCCTCCTGCATGGTCCGCTCGCGCGACCATTCCGCCTTCTCCTTGGACAGCCGATCCTGCAGGTTGCGCAACTCCTCCAGCCGCTGGTTGTGACTGGCCTTGTGCTGGAATTTGGCCAAAGTGGCCGATGAGGAGCCGAAAGGAGCCGATGTCAGGGCCGTCCCGCTGCGACTGGCTTTGATCTCGGCCAGGAAATCGTTGCGCAACGACTCAAAGGCCGTCGCTTGACTGGACAACAGACACAGGAGCGTGCTGACGTTGTGGACCAGCTCCAATCCCATCGCCTGTTGGTCGCCGTTCAACTGCAAGACGGGCGGAGTCTGGGCCGACCAGGAAGCCGGTTGttcgttggttgttgttgttgtcgtcgactCGACGGCCGTCAAATCAGTGGCCGACTTCTTCTTGACGCAGCCCTTCTCCTTGCCGTTCTGGTCGAATCCGCCGAACGTTTCGGCCCGTTTGGGCAGCAGAGGCATCGAGAACGTGTCGCTGTGTCTCTCGCCCACCGAGCTGACGCTGCGCGACAAGTTCCAGTTGGCGGCCGCGTTGCTGGAGAGGAGCAAACCCAATAGGCGGCAGAGTTCCGTCATGGCCTGCGACAGCGTTTCTTTGGCCTGGGCAGACTGGAATCCCTGCTCGACCAGGTGACTGTATTTGGGCGGGGCGCTGTCCGAGCCCAGGAGGAGCCAGGAGCTGGTGCTGTCCTCGTTGTTGGCCAGCAGCTCCACCAGCTCGCAAAAGGTGGCCATCTTCTCTTCCAGCAAACTGCCCAGCTGTCGATCCTTCTCCCTCAGGGTGGCGATCAGCTGGCGGGTTTTAATGTCCTGGGCCTCGCGGATTTTGCGCTGCTCCTCGCCTTCGCTCACGTTCCCTTCCTCGTCTTCCGGACACTGTTCCACGGCCGCCCGGATCGTATCGATCCAGATGCGCTTCTCGCGCGGATTCTGGCACTGCAGCTCGTACATTTCCGGCTCGTCCGGATTGGAACTGATCAAGTAAATGCTCCGCGTGTCCTGGCCGCCGGCTTTCTCGCGGACTAATAATTTTTGCAGCGAAATGACTCCAGCCtggatttaattgaattagattcgattaatttaaatgggaaattattattaaattaggGGGGCGGTGGTACCTTGTTGTCCTGAGTGACGAAATGGAATTTTTGGTTCGACTCCTGAAGGAAGAAAACAACGTCCGAGAGGACGACGACCGTGACCAGTTGGACTTTGCCCCTGGCGTGATTGAGATAGGCCACGCCCTCGAACATGAGCCGCCGGTTGCTGGAGAGGAGGTccgactttttgaactttttgttCTTGTAGGTGGTGGCCGATTTGGCGTCGATCTTGTTGTAGACTTCAATCAGCCTCAACTTGCGCTCCTTTTCGGCCACTTGGGCGTTGACTCCAATCAAAATGTCCTGGCAGGATCGATCGAAATAAATTGAAAGTTAATTGGGGAAACATTCGGGTGAGCGGTTGGATCTTTTCCCAGCGAACCTTGACGAATCCGAGGACTTGCTGGAGTTTGAGACACTCTTCCGGCTGCTCCCTGGACGTCTTGATGAGCGGATCGATGAGGAGCGGATACTTGGTGATGCGCTGCGTGACAAAGAGAATGCACTCGGGGATGCCCTTCTTCTTGCACAGCGGATtcaacgtgcactggcgggcgaAAGCGGCAAACTTGCGATCCTCCTTGATCATCTCCTTGTACATGGACACCGCCTCCTGGTGGCGGCTGCAAAATTCGCCGTACAGAGAGCGCAGCTGGTCGCCCAGCAGACCGGAGAACTGGACCCGCAGAATGTCCTCGATGGTCGACACGATCGACTCCTGACGCTGGCGCTGCCTCAGGCGGCGCAGGAACTGCAGGTGGTACTCAATCAGCTCCTCCAGGCAAGGAAAGATCCTGTCGACCGTCTCCGAACTCAGCCGCATCTCCCTCCGCATTCCTTCGGCGAAAATCTGAATCCAGCAAATGGATTAAGGTTATAACATTTTTGGgcttgaaatgatttaagtttaattattcCACCTTTTGCATGACTTTGAGCGTGAGGCAGTGATGTTTCTCGGTGATGATAAACTCGTAAATGTGCTCCTGTCGTTTGATTTCCTTCTCCTTCAATTTCTTTGAGATTTTCTTGTCGACCGTGCCCACCCAGGCCTCGGCCTCTTCGTCCAGGATGCCCAGCTCGGGGTCCAGATCCAAGTCTTTGATATCGGCAGCATTGAAAACTGTTTTGgattcaaaagagaaaatgaattttttaaaaatctaaaaaagagcgggaaatttgaaaattaattattacctCCTTCGATGGTGTCGTGTCCGTCTCCTTCGTTGGTTCTGCAACCaaccaataaaacaaaaaagggaaaattaataaaaaagaaagaaattacttccacgaaatgaaaaagaaatggaatgaacACTCACGCATGACTGGGTTGATCCTCGCTGGGAGTATTGCTCGGATCATTGGGATCCTTGTCGGCGCCGGCCCCGCATTTGCTTCAattaccaaaaagaaaagaaacaaaaaaatccaatttcaaattagaacgagaagaaaagaaaatgagaaaaaacaatcaacaacAAGTTCAAGATCTAAAACACCAGGGGGCTCTGCATTCGTCACGATCGTGCGGGGGAGACCACATTCACGACATTTGGCTGGACCGAAAATTACCACAAGGGATTGTCATGTCATGCAAATGATTCatttaaaccaaaaaattaaaaaattaagacacgaaaaattaaaattgaaaaattgggaaattgGCAATCCAGGACGGGCGGACGGACAGACAAGAGACCAATGGGTTCCGTTGGCTTAAAAAATTCGTCGTGCACAACATCCAAACGAACATTGACATCGACGTGTGTTTGGTGTGTTGGTTTGTGTCGAGTGTGTTTATTACGTACTTGACGCCGAGTTTAGCGGCGACGCGCTTCCACTGCGACCGTTGCGACAAGCCGCTGAGCTTGCTAACGGCGCTGGCCAAGGccagtcaattttttttcaaaagaacaaGCCCAGTCAAGataaaaggagaaacaaacaagagagagaaagatgaaATCCAACACTTTTGCCATcgggcgggaaattcaaattccaaatttaaaatttgggagggaaaatgttcgttttttaaatgaattgaatgaaaTTGATTTGAGAATTTAATTGGCTACCTGTTGCCGAAGAGCGGACTAGCGATGGGGGTGCTGGGCGTCTGTGAGGAGGAGGCCGGCGTGTTGGTGGCGgccgtcgacgatgaattgGACGACGACGGCAGGGTGGAGCCGATCGACTGGGCCACCGACCAGGtgctgccgccgctgctgttgGCACTCGATCCGGCCGTCACGTGATTGTTGGTGGCCGACAGTCCGGCGGAAGTGGCGGCCGACGAGGACGACACCGAGTAGTAGAGGGAGGAGCCGGCCGACGAAGCGTTGGAGGCCGTGAAAGCGGCGGCCCCGACGGCCGAGTGCGACGACTGGAGTTTGGCGTGCCCGGAGCCCGTCAGGTTGGCCAGCGACGAGACTTTCGATCCCAGCGGAATGCTCTTGGGCACTTTGAACCGGGTGCAGTCGCTGACCTGGTCGCGACATGAGTTCTCGTGGACGGTGATGGCGCAGCTCTCGCAGCGCAGGGCCGCCTTGTTGGTCAGCGATTTGGAGCAAACGTCACACGGCTGGGAATTCGAATGGCAAACGGGCACAAACTGGTGCGGCTGCTTCAATTTGCTCTTGTCCTTTTCCTTGTCCTTGtccttttgaattgaaattttaaaaaaattaaaaatttgagcaaaaattccggaatccggaattccggaatttaattttaaaaaataccttgCGCTTGCGGAAGAAGATGCTGCCGCGCTTCCGTCTCTTGGAAGAattggcgtcgtcgtcgttctcgAACCCCGGcctgtgaaaaaataaaattccgtcACGTGAGGTTTGAAAATTGaagggaaaaatagaaaaatcacgCGACATTCCGTTGGAtgtgggaaaaataaaataaaataaaaatgaaaataataaacaaaaaacttacTCGGCGACGAAACTGCCAAGAGAATAACGGGACGAGACGTGATCGTGactgaggtggtggtggtggttcaaATGCAATTCAGAGTCGTCATCGGTTTCGCTCTCCAAACCAGTGTACGACGAAATACGGGGGAACGaactgaacaacaacaacaacaacaacatccattCAATTGGCGTGTGGGTTGGGATGAGGGGCGTggcgaaaattaaaaataaaaaacgaacaaaattGAGGTCAAAAACTgaaccaaaaaggaaaatgaaagaaaaagtttgaaaaattacgAAGTTGGTCCAGCCGCTGTGGCCGTCATCAGGATGCCCTGAGTTTCCTTGGCCATCATTCCGGCGGCGGAAGCGCCGGGTCCGACGGAAGCGCCAATGATAGTGGCGGCCATGGTGGCGGATGCCGCACTGCTGGCCGAATTGGAACCGCCCGCCGAGTTTTTGATGCTCGACAAAGTCAGGGCCGTCAAATTGGACCCGTCCTTGACGGCCAGGATCGACGGAGTGGAAATGGATTTCTGTAGCGTCAAAATGCGCGGCGACAGCCACTTGGATGGATCGCCGTCCcgcccgccaccaccgccatcCTTGGACATTCCGCGCGGTTTTGTCGGCAGCGCCGGAATCAACTggatgaaattttcaaatagacAATTAAATGATTCAAATGTAATTATTAAATGACTCGAATCGACTTACGGGAAATCCCATGTCGTTGAGTGAGTGGGTCGAGTGCCGTCCGGCCAGGACTTTGAGTTCGCCGGACGACAGAGCCGACGACGAGGTGGTAATTCCGGCCTGTCGGGCCCTTGACGAATGACCGCCACCTCCTCCGGCGGCGTCTTGCTCGTTATCCGTGTCGCCGCTGCTCAAACTGATGCTCCTTGTCCGTCCGCCGACTCCATCCagagctcctcctcctccggccTCTTCTGCGTGCAAAGTGGGAGACAATTAAAACTTTTACATTTCTCCTCCGGTCGGCCGGTCGGCCATCTCGGCTCCTGGACGGGAAGAAGATGTGTGCATACCGTAAGTGATGCCACATGTGCCTCCGGCTGACGCCAATCCCATCTCGTCCACTTCCCACGGGCTGGCCCAGCTGCGTCGCCGCTTCGATCCGTTGGCCAGGCCGGCCTTGTGACTGGGCCCTCCATCTCCTCCGACTGTGGAATAAAATTAACAACAACCCAGCCGAcggaataaaagaataaattagtgagtgagggaaaagaaaagtggacGTCAACGGGAGAAAAAACGCCTTCCGGCTCCTACCCCAATAATGAGCGGCCATTCCGGGCGGAGTGGGCGAGTCCCAATCGGCCAGCGTGGCTCCCAGCCAATCTGCCTCGTTGTTATTGCCATTTCCGTGGCCAGCCAATCCAGTCGCAACTCCTCCTTGTCCACCACCGCCGTTTCCGCTCAGCGATGGGCAGGAAAGGCTCCAGTTGCATCCAGCGCCGACTCCTCCGTAGCGAAGTCTCCTGCCCACCTGCGACTGCacatttaatttcaaacaagaaaaacaaaagttaaatggctgaaatcaaatgaaaaatctctGCTGGGCTCCTTATTCGTTTCCCTCTCCACTCTCCCCTTAATGACATTTCCAACCTTCCGGGCGGATGCTAAAAAGGAAGCGGCAGCCGTTGGCAAGTTCCCAATTCCCGACGAGATGATCAAATGAAACGATAATTGAATGAAAACCTCCCAGTCAAGTCAAAATTCCAACTCCTCCCTGGGCTCCTTTCTCCTCACCCTGGACAAACCGGAATCAAGGAGCCAAGGAAAGTCAAAAGTTGTTAAGTGCTTTTACGGGGCAACTGGGGGTTGGGTGCGGATCGATTGGTGGTGGATGGGAGTACTTGCTGCCATCTTGATTTTCATTAAGCAACAGATATCTCCTCAAAGGAGCTGGGGGTAGGAGAATAGGAGCCGTCTCTCAACTCCGACTGTTTTATTGTTGTATGTAAAACGAGGAGTCGGCCAATAGTCTCCCATGTCATCGCACCGTTTCTGCGTGTGTGTGGGGTGGTGCTCCTGGGAAGAGAGACCCTGGGCCGGCATCCGCGTTTGTTTCGCACACAGACGGGGAGGATAATACACAAGAGCCGGCGGATATTCCAGACGGCCACTGGAGTGTGTGTAGAGAGACCAACTAGGAGCCATACACAGTGTGTGTAAAGAGATACGACTCCTAGTCGTAGTAGAAAGGCCCCACCAAAGATCAATAGGAACTCGTTAGTGAAAATGGGGTGGGGgaagctccttttttttgggcTCCTGACTTTTATGTGCACACAAGGAGCCGAGGAGTAAAAAGGCAAGGAGGACAGCTGACAGCTGTTGACTCTTTTGTAATTGGAAGCGCCAGGAGCTCTGGCCACACACACGCGACTGCAAGGAGGACATGTTCGCCTCCTTATACCTGGGCGACGGCCAGGATTTTGCAAATATTCTGGCGGGGATGTGAGCGTCTCTTTCATGCAAAAAAGTCCCTGAACAATGAGTACACCCTGAACTCCTTTTGTTGATCAAAGCGATCCTGGTCCTCTCACTGGGCGACCAACACCGCAAAACACACAAGACACTGTCGAGCTCCTTGGGCTCCTTGATCAGGAGCCATACAAGGACCTTGTTGCGTGACGTCAAAACGATCCTTCCCCCCACGTCACGAGCAAAACTACACACAGGGAATATGTACAGGATCTGTTCTTGTGCCAATGGGTGGTTTCCATCATCCCAAAATGTCCAACAATGAGGAGATGAAAACAATCGGCTCCTCCTcatcatttccctttttgacTTTGGCAGACGCAACTCCTTTTGTTTCATCctcttttttaagaaataggagcccagttgaaaaataaggagACGGAATGGGGGAATGGTTCGAGTTGTGAAACTGACAAAAGAATGTCAAGAGTTTTCATCTTCTCCtgggcctttttttctcttttcatttttctcctttttatgtTGAAAGGAGCTCGACCTTCTGCTCCTGTTTGACGCGAAGGGGAATAAaagtatttttctctctttaagGATTTTGTTTGACACGACGGGATCGATCCGTTTCTTTATTCTCCCCCCGTTATTCTTGTAATGTTGAATGACGACCAGTTAGGAGCTAATCAGTGACTCCTCACGTCCGATGCTTTCGCCCAGTACTAGACCCAGTAATGGCTTCATTTAAGAAAACACGGGGGAACGCCCAATTCTCGGCTGATTTTCTTCGAGTGAATCCCGCACCGTTTCccagtcaaaataaaataaaataggagaccgactgaaaaatgtgttttctaCTACTgcggaaaaaggaagaaagggTATTTTTTGGGGGACTCAAATCCAACTGGAGCGGAATCGATTCGAGATGCTTCTCCTCTCCAGTGCCGAGTCGAGAGGAAAATGGCGTCCTCCTCCGCACACATACTCCTCCTATAGTTCCTAGTCGCAAtttaatctttttcttctttcttctagtTTTACAAAATGGTTCGACGAGTAGCAGGGAAATCAGGAGCTGCTTCTGTCAACCCAAAAAAATCCAGGAGCGCTCCTTTTATCTTTGGCTCAAGGTGGGTGGCCCGCCCAATGCAAATAACTGGCGAAAAACGATTCACGCAGGCTGGGCGCCTGGGATTCGagcaaaagttttttgttttcttccccgTTAGGATCTCTCGAGGGAAAGAAGAGAGTCAAAgggaggagaaaaagagagacaatACGGTTGGCAAATGATAATGACAAAGGagctgagaagaagaaggagccacCAGAGAGATGAGAGCAGAGCTTTAAGTCATCATTAAGGAgcctgaaaagaaagaaagagaaagatgaAGGAAATACGAGTGGCTCctgtcgtctgctgctgctgcgaccCAACCCGCCCAAATCCGCTAATCGATGCCGTGGTGCCCAACTCTCCTCTCTCGCCTTAACGAGCAACTAAACGCAAACCAGCACGAACCCATCAACTCGAATCATCATAAATATCAACCTGATTGCACGTTATTCTTTCTATAGGAGGGAAGCTGATTCAATCGATCCTCCTCCCTGGGCCGTGACGTGCCATTTTTCGCCTGGGTTGAATCTGATGGATGATGTGTCGGTGCTCACCTCCCGCCATCATCCATCAGATTATTCTTTCCCCCCATTTCGGCACGAagcgccaaaaataaaaaaaagttataaaaGGACGGGCGGATGGATGAATGAACGTCTCTATCAACGGACGATgggaagaaaagaggagatcCTGCTGAGAAGGTGATGATTGCCAACTGTATACCTGGAGTCGTAGTGTCTGCACGCTGACTTGTCTCATCCGCTGGATACTCTCCTGGATGCCGTGCAACTGCCGAAGGTTGTCCTctgcaaaatagaaaaaattcaattcaattaaggATCGACAATGATATAAAACGGGAACAAAAAATTCctccattcaattttattcctAGAAAAATCCAATTGTCAATTCAACTGAaacctgaagaagaaaaaaaatccttttaggAGCGCCAGACGCCGTCaaaatgaacaacaacaacatcaatcgGATATCCAGGGAACTATATACCAGAATGGAAATGGAGAAATGAATATTGATAAGGAAAAAGATCGATTCGTATTGTCAGGGTCTGTATCCCCTACGACCCGTTGCAACATTTTCCATCCATGTCCCATCGTCTTCCGTTTCCAAGAGTTTAGTCCGTTTCCATCTCTCGTCTTTTGTGCCCAAACCTAAAGGGgcgcactactactactactactcctacAACTACTATTACTACACACTCCTTCCTTTCAGCCCTTAtacacactgtgtgtgtgtgtgtgtaaaggaGCGGAGGCATCCGCAATCCAATCGATAAGAATAAGGGAATGCCATAAGTCGGTGGGACTGCCGTTAAGGGACGAACCCAGGGCCAGGAGATAGGTAAGTAAGTACACACTATACGAGGCAATATAAGGAGCTCCccaccccaaaaaaataatattattattgtatcCAGCGCAACTACACCCGGCcagtaggaaaaagaaaagtcaaagaCGGATGAAAGGAGAAGAACTATCAAAGATATATGTGGGTGCCCAATCCTTGGGACGGGGTAGGGGCTAAaccgacaaaataaaaaggattttCGCACAATccggagacacacacacacaagtgctACTACTAACGTGTACACAGCCGTAGGGCGAAAGGTTCTTTCTCACACGTTATCGATTTTCGAAACCTTTTGGGCCAatcacaagaaaacaaaaaaatgggattCTATTCCGGcgggattattattttctcgggTAGGAATGAAATTCCATTTCAGATTTCCTGCAGTTTCAGCAGCAGCgagaacaaacaaataaacatttaGAGTCAATCCTTCCAtatttctctgtgtgtgatggaaacacacacaagacattaGCCATTAGGATCCACGGATGAGAAGATCaaggtgtttttctttttttcaaaaaatgccgAGCTCCTGTTTCTCTTTCTAAACAGAACCCACAAACTATTTCCCTCGGGGTTgttgtattctttttttggggggggaaagttacttttttctcctcttgtATAGACAACGTCGTTATTGACGTCACACACGGCTACAATCCGGCCTTTCTCTGTTTAACCTAGAAGGAGGTGGAAGGATAGGGTGTGGTGGTGTGCCAAGGTATTCCGTTAGGCCCAGTACCGTAGAACCTCCTGATCCGATCTGCAGAACCTGAAACCCAGTGGCGCTCTAATAACATCCCTTCCCATTCGCTTTCTCACAGTCTCATTACGACACATCGATCCGGTTTTACGTCGAATGAATCGAAAAATTGGACGCGTGAAAAAATTTCGTTACAACTGAATAAAagacaaatgaaaattcttCTAAAATTTTACCAGGAGCTCCTGGGAGTTACTTCTCATATTTCAGTTGAAAATTCACCTTTGAGTTTTCAATGGCCTCCCTCTTCCCTAGACTGCGACTTAAGCTGGAAATTCGATCAGCAAAATGGACGGGCAGCGGCCGTGAGAGAGACCCTTAAGTGGCCACATGCACATCTCTCTGCCtgccgcacacacacacagagagagcggAGCGACGAGATTGAAGGCAAAAAAGGAGCTGCGGATCTGTTCCACGTCGGTTAACTCACGTCCGTACCTCCGCCGTATCGATCACGACCCGtttctgtccaaaaaaaaacctgttgaCGTAAGCACatggggagaaaaaaggaaaggaaaggcTAAAGGCTTCATCATCAGAAAATGGGAAGGAAAATTGAAGGCAgcgtaaaaatataaaagatcgCGAGAGCTCCTTCCGGCCGACTGCACACACCTCCGCCGGATCCAATCACCGAAACTGTGTGGGGCTGGGCGACAcgaacttttgttttgttttcttggctGGGAAATGGAATTCTTATTGTTTTCCATAAGGATATTCCTTCCGGTTGCGGCCGGAAGAATAGCCTCCGGCCGGAAATAATGTGTCCCCAATCAcgccattttcttatttcagctGGAATTTTTACCAAATTCAATCAGCATCCAATTTTCCTTGgctaaaaagagaaagaaactttCGCTCCTATTCAGGAATCGATTattccccccctctcccctttTTGGTTGTTACTACACGTCGAAAATGTCCTTGCAGGATCTTGTAAAAACAGTCgggacagacacacacaattcAGTCGACTGTGCGTCTGTCGAGATGATCCAAACTGGAGAGACACAAGGAGGGAGAAACTAGGAACGTTTGACGTCATTGGCTGGAGCCAAGGATCGGAGCGAAGATTCAAGAGGACGACGACGTTCCCACCGGACCCCATCCGCCACCAGAAGAGGGACCCCCTCTTAGCAGCTTCTTCTTTGCTCTCGTTACTTTTGGCCCAGTCAAAGTTGAT
The sequence above is drawn from the Daphnia pulicaria isolate SC F1-1A chromosome 1, SC_F0-13Bv2, whole genome shotgun sequence genome and encodes:
- the LOC124314047 gene encoding A-kinase anchor protein 13-like isoform X4, which gives rise to MAHYIEQEVYTSSEESGAEDSDEDIITDYLSPLDDNGNLDAGASAATSSSSPGATVAAINVAAISTRFYSTESPPSLRISAAEDMEPAGAAATDGGGTDDRMISNYATAAAAAESIPIISVTQHSPAASKAFFILEDNLRQLHGIQESIQRMRQVSVQTLRLQSQVGRRLRYGGVGAGCNWSLSCPSLSGNGGGGQGGVATGLAGHGNGNNNEADWLGATLADWDSPTPPGMAAHYWVGGDGGPSHKAGLANGSKRRRSWASPWEVDEMGLASAGGTCGITYEEAGGGGALDGVGGRTRSISLSSGDTDNEQDAAGGGGGHSSRARQAGITTSSSALSSGELKVLAGRHSTHSLNDMGFPLIPALPTKPRGMSKDGGGGGRDGDPSKWLSPRILTLQKSISTPSILAVKDGSNLTALTLSSIKNSAGGSNSASSAASATMAATIIGASVGPGASAAGMMAKETQGILMTATAAGPTSSFPRISSYTGLESETDDDSELHLNHHHHLSHDHVSSRYSLGSFVAEPGFENDDDANSSKRRKRGSIFFRKRKDKDKEKDKSKLKQPHQFVPVCHSNSQPCDVCSKSLTNKAALRCESCAITVHENSCRDQVSDCTRFKVPKSIPLGSKVSSLANLTGSGHAKLQSSHSAVGAAAFTASNASSAGSSLYYSVSSSSAATSAGLSATNNHVTAGSSANSSGGSTWSVAQSIGSTLPSSSNSSSTAATNTPASSSQTPSTPIASPLFGNSKCGAGADKDPNDPSNTPSEDQPSHATNEGDGHDTIEGVFNAADIKDLDLDPELGILDEEAEAWVGTVDKKISKKLKEKEIKRQEHIYEFIITEKHHCLTLKVMQKIFAEGMRREMRLSSETVDRIFPCLEELIEYHLQFLRRLRQRQRQESIVSTIEDILRVQFSGLLGDQLRSLYGEFCSRHQEAVSMYKEMIKEDRKFAAFARQCTLNPLCKKKGIPECILFVTQRITKYPLLIDPLIKTSREQPEECLKLQQVLGFVKDILIGVNAQVAEKERKLRLIEVYNKIDAKSATTYKNKKFKKSDLLSSNRRLMFEGVAYLNHARGKVQLVTVVVLSDVVFFLQESNQKFHFVTQDNKAGVISLQKLLVREKAGGQDTRSIYLISSNPDEPEMYELQCQNPREKRIWIDTIRAAVEQCPEDEEGNVSEGEEQRKIREAQDIKTRQLIATLREKDRQLGSLLEEKMATFCELVELLANNEDSTSSWLLLGSDSAPPKYSHLVEQGFQSAQAKETLSQAMTELCRLLGLLLSSNAAANWNLSRSVSSVGERHSDTFSMPLLPKRAETFGGFDQNGKEKGCVKKKSATDLTAVESTTTTTTNEQPASWSAQTPPVLQLNGDQQAMGLELVHNVSTLLCLLSSQATAFESLRNDFLAEIKASRSGTALTSAPFGSSSATLAKFQHKASHNQRLEELRNLQDRLSKEKAEWSRERTMQEEHISEQRKQLLKLQEQVRIENTDIQQQRENLYQKLEALRGQGILLSPNMTIVSTAPMASAVSPTSGGEDADATGGPSSPPPPNPPPNSTSLLPSPTPSSVDLGRRKTISGGSNTAGMGSASAGLLKRESCSNLPLPMNLISAKNEQKAVVAAQSNTLPIKQQLPMKLAKLGAALGSAGHATGGNSNSGGSNNSSHGSPHGNVASPTGGGLVQQLLPLRLSESLEHKRASPKVPSTDPFKPKLSSSSFSPPASKSEDFVAGHSRTGSSPASIQMLSPRHHHYHHTTTTTAATTTSTASAGGNMHPPKVPDKPASLLLQQAARGSPQLPPPPGHHQHHQAQPPPKVHDPETNQEIVFL